TGGAGATCAAAAAAAAGCCGAGGCGCAGAACGCCACAATCGTCTTCGCCGACGAATGCGGCTCCAACCTGAAGACCATCGTCGTCAAGACCTGGGCACCAACGGGCAAGACTCCGATCATTCAGAGCAAACTCAACTGGAAGAGCCTGTCGATCATCGCTGGCCTGTCCTCTGCCGGACACGTCGTCCAGCGCACCTACGAACACTCGGTCAAAGCGCCACAGATGGTAGAATTCCTCGATCATCTCTTGGCGCACATCCCGGGCAACGTCATCGTGGTGCTGGATCGCGCCGCGATCCACCGCGCCAAGCTCGTGCTTGACTACGTCCAGACACAGCCGCGCCTGACCGTGGAGTATTTGCCCGGTTACGCTCCTGAATGCAACCCGGTGGAGTGGCTCTGGGCCTACATCAAACGGAACGTCCTGGGCAACGTCTGCCTGCGCAACATCCGCGACTTGAAGACGCGCTGGCGGGCGGGATTCCAGCGTGTCCGACGCAAGAAGCTCGTCCCCACCTTCTTCGCTGGCTCTGCGCTGCCCTAATACTCAACTTTTACCGTTGTCAGTAATAAATGGCTTGGGCATCTCGTTTGTCCGGGTAATAAAGGCCCTGATC
The genomic region above belongs to Deinococcus sp. KNUC1210 and contains:
- a CDS encoding IS630 family transposase, with amino-acid sequence MKTIVVKTWAPTGKTPIIQSKLNWKSLSIIAGLSSAGHVVQRTYEHSVKAPQMVEFLDHLLAHIPGNVIVVLDRAAIHRAKLVLDYVQTQPRLTVEYLPGYAPECNPVEWLWAYIKRNVLGNVCLRNIRDLKTRWRAGFQRVRRKKLVPTFFAGSALP